Within Novosphingobium resinovorum, the genomic segment CCACGAGACCGAGTAGAACCGGATCGCGGTGGCAACGGCCAGCACCACGACCACGCCCATCAGCATCAGGAACCACGAGCGGATCGCGTTCGGGTCGGCGCCTTGCGCGAAGCCCTTGTCGATGATCTGCCGGAATCCATAAGGGATCGCCAGCGTCGAGGTCGCCGTCGTGATCAGCGCCCCGCCCGCCGTGGCCATCCGGCCCGGATACTTGAGCATCTCGCGCCAGACCATGCGCAGCGGGCCGAGACTGCGGCGGGGCCGCTTCGGCTCTTCGATCATGGTCTCTTGCCCCGGGGCATTGCCTTGCGTCCCATCCATGGCGCCGCGCCTTACAGCCTAGCGAAGCGGAGGAAAAGGCTTCCTTGTAGCCATGGACATACTGCCCGATTCGCGGCGAAACGTGTCTCTCTTGCGAAGATCACCTGCCTGAAATCGGAATTGCCGCGTTGCAACGGTAACCTCTAGTTCCCTAATCATGAGGTAAGACCCCCGCACACAGGCCGCGTTCGCCCCCGAAACGGCCAGGAGAATCGACTTGCTCTACAATGCCTACGAGTTGCAGCGCGCCATGATGAGCAGCGCTGCCGCATGGGCGTCGGTTGGCGCCGAACTGCTGACCAACCCCTCGCTTCCATTCGGTTATTCGGGTCTCGGCCCGGTCATGGCCTCCGCACTGGACGTCTTCGCGCACGCCGCTTCCCCCCGCGGAAAGCCCTCCTTCGACATCGAGACCGTGACCGTCGACGGCAAGATCCAGCCGGTCACCGAATCGATCGTGCTCCACAAGCCGTTCGGCAACCTGCTTCGATTCGAGCATCCCGGACTCGGCAAGGACGCGCCCAAGCTCCTGATCGTCGCACCGATGAGCGGCCACTATGCCACCCTGCTGCGCGGCACCGTCGCGCGCATGGTGGAAAGCGCCGAAGTCTACATCACCGACTGGGCCGACGCGAAGCTGGTGCCGATGAGCGCCGGGCGCTTCGATCTCGACGACTACATCGATTACGTCATTTCTTTCCTCGAACACATCGGCCCCGGCACCCACGTCCTCGCGGTGTGCCAGCCCTCGGTTCCGGCCTACGCCGCCGCCGCGATCATGGGCGCCAAGGAGCACCCCTGCCGTCCCGCCACTCTCACCATGATGGGCGGCCCGATCGACACGCGCGAGGCGCCCACCAGCGTCAATGACGTGGCGATGCAGCAGCCGCTTTCGTGGTTCCAGCAGAACGTCATCGCCACAGTTCCGGCGACCTATCCGGGCGGCGGCCGCCGCGTCTATCCGGGCTTCCTGCAGCTTGCCGGGTTCATGGCGATGAACCTCGGCAGCCACATGATGAGCCACTACGGCATGTTCAAGCACATGGTCGCGGGCGACGGTGACAGCGCCGATGCCACCAAGGCGTTCTACGACGAATATCGCGCGGTCTGCGACATGACCTCGGAATTCTACCTGCAGACGATCGAACACGTGTTCCAGAACCACTCGCTGCCCAAGGGCGAGTTCGTCCATCGCGGCGAGCGGATCGACCTGTCCGGCATCCGCGACACGGCGCTGCTGGCGATCGAGGGCGAGAGGGACGACATCTCCGGCATCGGCCAGACCCGCGCCGCGCTGCACCTTGCCAGCCACCTGCCCGAGAAGCGCAAGAAGTACTACCTCGCCGCCGAGGTGGGCCACTACGGCATCTTCAACGGCAGCAAGTGGCGGACGCGAATCGCCCCGGTTCTGGAGGACTGGATCGCCCAGCACCAGCGCAAGGCGCTCAAGGTGGTTGCCTGATTTTTGTGGTGGGGTCGCGCCTAAGTCGCGGCCCCGTCAAACGTTTTTTGCGGCGGAACGCTCCCGCCCAGCGCCGATCGCGCGACGAGATGGTGGATCACCGGGACCGATTGTGGTATTACCGCCACTATGGATCGCGCACATAGTCGAAGGAAAATACTGAAGGGCGGGCTTGTCGCCGGCATCGGTCTGGCTTTGCCCGCGCGGGCTTTCGCCTCCGAAGGTGTCCTTCCCGATTCGACCGCGCCCGGTGAGGCTCTTGCGCCGCTCGCCGGTGCCTTTCCAAGCAGCCTGACATCGGTTCCCGCATCGCCCACTGGACTATCGCTTTACGAGCGCCGTGTACTCGACGTCGCGTCGAAGCAGGCCGGGCGCGTGCGCAATCATCTGTGGCGCGCCGACGTGGTCGGAATCGTCGATTTTGCGCAGCCTTCGTGGAAACCGCGCCTCCACTTCGCCAATCTGGAAAACGGGACGATGCGCTCGTTCCTCGTCGCGCACGGGCGCGGTTCCGACCCGGCACACAGCGGCTGGCTGCAGAGCTTTTCCAACGTTCCCGGCTCGGAAGCGACCTCGCGCGGTGCCTACCTCACCGCCGAGTGGTACAAGGGCAAGTACGGCACCTCGATCCGTCTGATGGGTCTGGACAACGACAATTCGATGGCGCTGCCGCGCGCGATCGTCATGCATCCGGCTTGGTACGTCGGCTCCTCGATGATCGACAAGTGGGGCAAGCTCGGTCGCAGCGAGGGCTGCTTCGCCATGAGCGACAACGATTTCAACGAAGCGCTCTGGCACCTTTCCGGCGGTCGCCTGCTGTTCGCGGATCGCATCGGCGAAGGATGAATCTCAACGCCGCGTTGCGACTGTCTCACGGCGCCTGCGGTTAGACACGCCTCCGTCGCAATGATACGCATCGTATCATGGACACCAGCCTGACCGGCCTCAAGCGCGAGGCTCCCACCGATGCACGACAGGTCCGCTCGCGGCAGGCGCTGACCTCGGCGTTGCTGGCGCTGCTTGAAATCAAGCCGTTCGACCAACTGACGATCCGCGAGATCAGCGCCCGCGCCGGGACCGGGTACGCCACTTTCTTCCGACATTATCCGACCAAGGAAGCGCTGCTGGCCGACGTCGCCGCGCACGAGATCGAGGATCTGCTCGGCCGCACGATTCCGATTCTCTACGCCGCCAACAGCTACGAATCGACGCTGGAAGTCTGCCGCCATGTCCACGAGCACGCGATGCTGTGGTCAGCACTGCTGACCGGCGGTGCAGCGGGCATCGTACGTGAGGAGTTCATCCGCCAGGCGCTGGGCCTTGCGAAAAGCGCTCAGTCGCACCACCCTTGGCTGCCCTCTGACCTCGGGACCATTCACGGCACCGGCGCGACCATCGACATCCTTGCGTGGTGGCTGGCGCAGGGCGGGGACAAGCCTGCCTCCACCCGCAGCCCCGAGGAAGTGGCGACGATCCTGCACCGTCTGGTCATCGCCCCGCTGATCGGCGACACTGTGGAGCGCCAGGCGGCGCGCGCGTGATGACGCTGACCGAAGACCCTGTCCTTAACCCTGCCCTCAGCGGCATGATCGAGGACGCGGACTGGCCCGAGTTCGGCTGGATCGACGACGTGCGCCCCGCTTTGCGCGCGGCCCTCGCGGCAGGCCGTCCGGTGGCGCTGGCGACACTCTACAAGGTCGCGGGCAGCGCCCCGCGCGGTCCCGGTGCGCAGATGCTGTTCGCGGCAGGGGCCGGCGGGCACGTGGCGGCGACCGGCTATTTCTCGGGCGACTGCATCGAGGGCGACGTCGCCAACCACGCCGCGCAAGTGCTTGCCGACGGCAAGCCGAAGCGGTTGCATTACGGCATGGGCAGCCCCTGGATCGACCTTCGCCTGCGCTGCGGCGGCGCGCTGCACGTGTTGCTGGAACGGATCGCGCCGGATTCGCCCGCCGCCGCCGCGCTGCTGGACCACGCCGCCGAGCGCCGCACCTGCCTCTGGGCGAGCGACGGCGAAACGCAAGAGGCGCGCGAGGACCACGGCCCGTTGCTCGCGCTTCACGAAGACCCGTTCCGCATCGCCCGCCGATACGATCCGCCGCGCCGCCTGATCGTCTCGGGCGGCGATCCCGGCGCGCTCGCCGCCGCGAAGCTCGGGGCGATGGCGCAGTTCGAGACGATCCTGCTGCGCCCCGGCGGCCCGCATGCGCCGCCGCCCTTCCCCGTCTCGCGTTACTTGCGCGAAGAGCCTGCAGACGCCCTCGCCCACCTGAAGGTCGATCGCTGGACTGCCTACCTCGGCGCCACGCATGAGGATCACCACGACCTCGGCGGCTGCCTTGCCGCACTGCGCGGCGGAGCGGGCTATGTCGGCATGATCGGCGCGAAATCGCGCGCGGCCCAACGCCTCGGCGCGCTGGAAGCGGCAGGCGCGAGCGCGGAGGAACTGGCGCGGCTGCAGCTTTCGCCGGGCGTCCCCGGGCTGGGCAAGTCGCCCTGGGAAGTCGCCACCGGCATCATCGCCGAAATCATGCAGGCGCTGAACCCGGCGCGGGAACGGGCTTGAGCGCGGTCGCACTGGTGCTCGCAGCCGGGCGCTCGACCCGATTCGGCAGCGACAAGCTCTCCGCCCGGCTCGATGGCGAGCCCCTGCTCCATCACGCGATCCGCATCGCCCGCGCCGCACCTGTCGAGCGAGTGATCGTCGTCGCGCGGCCCGGGCTCGATACGGGCGAATGGCCCGGCACGCCTGCGGTGGAGACACTGCGGCTGGAGAGCGATGCCTTGTCCGAGACACTGAAGGCCGGCATCGCGGCGGCCGGAGAGGCAAAGGCCGCCTTCGTTTTCCTCGGTGACATGCCGCGCATTCCCGCAGAAGTCGCACCGACACTCGCCTCCGCGATCGGCGATGCCTATGCCGCGATGCCCTGCCACGGGGGCAAGCCCGGCCATCCGGTCCTGCTGTCCCCCGCCGCCTTCCCCGCCATCGCCGCGCTCACCGGAGACGAGGGCGCGGGACGCCTGCTGCGCAGCCGCGATGACGTGGTGAGAGTCGAGGTCTCCTCGCCCGCGATCCACTTCGACGTGGACCGCCCGGGCGATCTCGAAGGGGCCTAAGCCCGCCCCGTCTCGTTCGAAAGCAGCGCGGGATCGATCCCTTCCGCCCGCCATGTCGCGGACCAGCGCCCCTCCGGCGGCGTTTCGAACAGGACTTCGCGGTGGCCCTCTGCGGCGTACCATCCGTGGTGCCGCATCTCGCCCTCCAGTTGGCCCGCGCCCCATCCGGCGTAGCCCAGCGCCATGATCCACTGCGACGGCCCCTGCCCCGCCGCGATCGCGCGCAGCACGTCCATCGAGGCGGACAGCCCGCAAAGCGGCGCGACCTCGATAGTGTCGCTGCCGCCCCAGTCGGTCGAGTGCAGAATGAAGCCGCGCCCCGGTTCAACCGGGCCGCCGTGCATGATCTCGCGGTTGGGCGAGACGCCCGGGTCGAGGCCCAGTTCCTCCAGCACGTCGTGGAAACGCACGCCTTCACGCACATGGCCGATGCCGACGCCGAGCGCGCCGTCCTCGTCATGCACGCATAATACGTTGACCGAGCGCTCGAAGCGCGGGTCGAACATCCCCGGCATTGCCAATAGGATGCGGCCTGCAAGATACTGCTGCGTCGTCACCCGCCCACTCTATGCCCCCTTGCGCCGACTACAACCCCCGTATCCGAGAGAGCGCTTTCCCGATGCGACGGAGCGGCCTATGCCCCGGCACAAAGGAGAACCCAGCCCCGTGACCCTGCTTTTCGACCTTCCCGTCGCCCCCACCGTGCCCGTCGTCGGCGAAGCGGCCGCCTATCCGGTGCGCCGCATCTTCTGCGTCGGGCGCAATTATGCCGCGCACGCGCTGGAACTGGGCAACGCAGTCGACCGCGAGGCGCCGATCTGGTTCAACAAGGCGCCCGCAGCGCTGTGCCTCGACGGCGGGGCGATCCCCTATCCGCCGGGCACCGAAAGCTGCCACTACGAGATGGAACTGGTCGTCGCCATCGGCGCCCCCGCGTTCCGGATCGCCCCCGAGGGGGCAATGGAGGTGGTCTACGGCTATGCCTGCGGCCTCGACATGACCCGGCGCGACCTGCAGAACGCATCCAAGGCCAAGGGTTATCCCTGGGACACCGGCAAGGACTTCGAGAATGGCGCGGTTATCGCGCCGATCACGCCCGCCGCTGCGTTCACGCCTGAAGGCCAGCGCATCGCACTGACGCAGGGCGGCGCGGTCAGGCAGGACGGCGTGCTCTCGGACATGATCTGGTCGATCCCCGAGCTGATCGCCGACCTCTCGCGCCTCTACCACCTCGCGCCCGGCGACCTGATCTATACCGGCACCCCGGCCGGCGTCGGGCCAGTGGCGGTGGGCGACGTGCTGGAAGGCACGATCGATGGCCTGACCCCGCTGCGGCTAGAGATCGCCCAGGCGGAATGACGTTCCTTCCCCCAATCGGGGGGGGATTATCCCTTGGGTCGCCTGCTTCTTGTCCGTCTTGTCAGCCGCCGCGCGTTGCTGGACATACCCGGGCGGAGAACGATGCCTAAAAGCCGGAAGAACATGACAACGATTCGACGTCGCATTTTGCCATCCGTGGGCCGGTCGCTGCTCGCCCTGCCCCTCGTCGCGCTCGCGCATCCCGCGCTGGCCGAGGACGATGACGCCGCCCCGCGCGAGCCCATCGTCGTCACCGGGCGCGGGCTTTCGGAAGGTCCGGCGACGCCCGCCTACGACGTCCAGACGATCGCCCGCGACAAGCTGGTTTCCAGTGCCTCGGGCCGGATCGAGGATGTGCTGGCCTCTGTCGCCGGATTCCAGCAGTTCCGCCGCTCCGACAGCCGATCGTCCAACCCCTCGAACCAGGGCGTGACCCTGCGTGCACTGGGCGGCAATGCATCGAGCCGCGCGCAAGTGCTGCTGGACGGCGTGCCGGTGGCGAACCCGTTCTTCGGCTATATTCCACTGAGCGCCCTCACCCCCGACCGCCTCGGCTCCGTGCGGGTGACGCGCGGCGGCGGTATGGGCGCGTTCGGCACGGGCGCGGTCTCCGGCACGATCGAGATGGAAAGCGCGAGCCCTGACGAACTCGGCCCGGTAAGCGCGGAGGCGCTGGTCAACAACCGGGGCGAGACGCAAGGCTCGCTCACGGTGGCGCCGCGCCTTGGCGAAGGCTTCGTCGTGGCGGGCGTGCAGTGGGATCGCGGCCAGGGCTTCTGGACCACGCCGAAGGACCAGCGCGTCGCCGCCACCGCGCGCGCGAAGTATGAAAGCCTGTCGGGCTCGCTGCGCGCCGTCGCGCCGCTGACCGACAACATCGAGGTTCAGGCATCGGGCCTCGTCTATGACGATGCGCGCACGCTGCGCTTCAAGGGCGCGGATTCGACGTCCTCGGGTCAGCAGGGCTCGCTGCGTTTCGTGGGCCGGGGCGACTGGCAGTTCGACGTGCTGGGCTTCGTGCAGGCGCAGGACTTCTCGAACATCGTCATCAGCTCGACGAGCTACAAGAAGACGCTCGATCAGGCCAAGACCCCGACGCTGGCGGTCGGCGGCAAGGCCGAACTGCGCCCGCCGGTGGGCGAAAACCACGTGCTGCGCATCGGCACCGACGTGAAGCTCTCGCGCGGGAACCTCGTGGAAGCGCCCTATAGCGCCGTCACCGGCCTCGCCACCGCGTTCCGCAAGGCGGGCGGGCGGCAGTCCGACCTCGGCTTCTATATCGAGGACGACTGGACCATCGGCCAGTTCGTGCTGACCGCTGGCGGCCGCCTCGACCGCTGGACCATCACCGACGGCTACTACCATCAGGTGAACCCCGCGGGCGTGGTGACGCAGGACACCCGCTACGCCGACCGCGACGGCTGGAACGCCAACGGGCGCGGCGGGATCGTGTGGAATGCCGGCACCGCCGTGTCGCTGCGCGCCGCCGCCTATACCGGGCTGCGCCTGCCGACGCTGAACGAGCTGTACCGGCCCTTCGTGGTGTTCCCGATCACCACCAATGCCAATGCCGGCCTCAAGCCTGAACGCCTGCGCGGTTACGAGGCGGGCGTGGACTTCCACCCCTCCGAGGCGCTGAACCTGTCGATCACGGCCTTCGACAACTACCTCAAGGACGCCATCGCCAACGTCACTTTGTCCTCCACCGTGCGCGAGCGGCAGAACGTCGATTCGATCCATGCGCGCGGGATCGAGGCAAGCGCCGACCTCAAGCTGGGCAAGGTCGATCTGTCCGGCTCGCTGTCGTGGACCGACGCCAAGGTGAAGGCGACCGCCGCGCAGATCGCGCTCGACGGCATGCGCCCGGCGCAGGTGCCCAAGCTCGCGGCCAGCGGGACGGTGGCATGGGCACCCGCCGACGGCTGGCGCCTTGCTGCTACCCTGCGCCGCACCGGTGCGCAGTACGAGGACGACCTTCAGGTCGACACCCTGCCCGCCGCGACGACGCTGGACCTTTACGCGCAAGTGCCGATCACGCGCTTTGCCTCGCTGGTCCTGCGCGCCGAGAACCTGACCGACGAGACGATCGTGACGCGCAATGCGGGCGGCTCGATGGATCTGGGCCAGCCGCGCACCTTGTGGGCGGGGTTCAAGCTGGGCCTGAACTGACTGGGCCTGAACTGACTGGGGTTGCGCTGATCGGCAAGGCGGGGCATCGCGAGGGCATGGCCATCGCGGTGATCTCCGACATTCACGGCAACCTCGGCGCGCTCGACGCGGTGCTGGCGGACGTGGCCGCGCGCGGGGTGCGCCGGGTGGTGAACCTCGGCGACATCCTCAGCGGCCCGCTCGACAGCGTAGGCACGGCGGAGCGGCTGATGGCACTCGGGCTTGAGACGATCCGGGGCAACCACGAGCGCCAGCTGCTCGAACAATCGCGCGCCGAGATGAACCTTTCCGACGCCGCCACCGATGCCGTGCTGCAGCCGCGCCACCGCGAATGGCTGGCCTCGCTGCCGGTGGACATGTGGCTGGAGAGCGACCTCTACGCCTGCCACGGCTCCCCGCGCGGCGATCTGGAATTCCTGCTGGAAACGGTCGAGCCCACCGGCTGCCGCGCCGCCACCCCAAAAGAGATCGCCGAGCGGCTGGGCGGGATCGACGCCCCGCTGGTGCTCTGCGGCCACTCGCACAAGCAGCGGGCGGTGCGCCTCGATGACGGGCGGCTGGTGGTGAACCCCGGTTCGGTCGGCCTGCCCGCCTTCGCCGACGACCAACCGCATCCCTACGTCATCGAATCGGGTTCGCCCGAAGCGCGCTATGCCGTGATCGAGCGCGGGCCGGATGGCTGGGAAGCGGAGCTGCGCGCCGTCGCTTACGACTGGACCGCCGCCGCCCGCCGCGCTGCCGAGGGCGGGCGCGAGGACTGGGCGCGCGCGCTGGCCACGGGATACGCCTGAGATGACCCGCTTCACCGTCAACGACCGCCCCGTCCAGTTCGAGATGGACCCGCGCACGCCGCTGCTGTGGGCGCTGCGCGATGCGGCCAACCTCACCGGCACCAAGTACGGCTGCGGTGTGGGCGATTGCCATGCCTGCACCGTCATGGTCGATGGCGCCGCGCTGCGATCGTGCCTCATCACGCTGGCCGAGTGCGAGGGCCGCTTCGTCGTCACCGTCGAGGGCCTGTCGCGCGACCGCTCGCATCCGGTGCAGCAGGCGATGGTGGCCGAGCAGGCGGTTCAGTGCGGGTTCTGCACGCCCGGTATCGTGATGAGCGCCGCCGCCCTCCTCGCCCGCAACGCCAACCCAAGCGAGGCCGAGGTCAAGGCGGCGATCCCGAACTTGTGCCGCTGCGGCGTCCAGCCCCGGCTCGTGCGCGCCATCCAGCGCGCCGCCGCCGTCGCCCGCCGCGAAGAGAAGATCGACGCCGCGCCGGTCCCCGGCGGCTCTGGCAGAATTCCGGCGATGGTCCCGGACACGAAAGGACAGACCCCATGAGAGCCACCATCTGGCACAACCCCAAGTGCGGCACCTCGCGCAAGACGCTGGCGATCCTCGAGGAAACGCCGGGCGTCGAGGTTACGGTGATCGAATACCTCAAGACCCCGCCGAGCGCTGAAAAGCTGGCGCAGCTCTACCGCGACGCCGGGATCAGCCCGCAGCAGGGCCTGC encodes:
- a CDS encoding polyhydroxyalkanoate depolymerase, whose product is MLYNAYELQRAMMSSAAAWASVGAELLTNPSLPFGYSGLGPVMASALDVFAHAASPRGKPSFDIETVTVDGKIQPVTESIVLHKPFGNLLRFEHPGLGKDAPKLLIVAPMSGHYATLLRGTVARMVESAEVYITDWADAKLVPMSAGRFDLDDYIDYVISFLEHIGPGTHVLAVCQPSVPAYAAAAIMGAKEHPCRPATLTMMGGPIDTREAPTSVNDVAMQQPLSWFQQNVIATVPATYPGGGRRVYPGFLQLAGFMAMNLGSHMMSHYGMFKHMVAGDGDSADATKAFYDEYRAVCDMTSEFYLQTIEHVFQNHSLPKGEFVHRGERIDLSGIRDTALLAIEGERDDISGIGQTRAALHLASHLPEKRKKYYLAAEVGHYGIFNGSKWRTRIAPVLEDWIAQHQRKALKVVA
- a CDS encoding murein L,D-transpeptidase catalytic domain-containing protein, whose amino-acid sequence is MDRAHSRRKILKGGLVAGIGLALPARAFASEGVLPDSTAPGEALAPLAGAFPSSLTSVPASPTGLSLYERRVLDVASKQAGRVRNHLWRADVVGIVDFAQPSWKPRLHFANLENGTMRSFLVAHGRGSDPAHSGWLQSFSNVPGSEATSRGAYLTAEWYKGKYGTSIRLMGLDNDNSMALPRAIVMHPAWYVGSSMIDKWGKLGRSEGCFAMSDNDFNEALWHLSGGRLLFADRIGEG
- a CDS encoding TetR/AcrR family transcriptional regulator is translated as MDTSLTGLKREAPTDARQVRSRQALTSALLALLEIKPFDQLTIREISARAGTGYATFFRHYPTKEALLADVAAHEIEDLLGRTIPILYAANSYESTLEVCRHVHEHAMLWSALLTGGAAGIVREEFIRQALGLAKSAQSHHPWLPSDLGTIHGTGATIDILAWWLAQGGDKPASTRSPEEVATILHRLVIAPLIGDTVERQAARA
- a CDS encoding XdhC family protein; this translates as MTLTEDPVLNPALSGMIEDADWPEFGWIDDVRPALRAALAAGRPVALATLYKVAGSAPRGPGAQMLFAAGAGGHVAATGYFSGDCIEGDVANHAAQVLADGKPKRLHYGMGSPWIDLRLRCGGALHVLLERIAPDSPAAAALLDHAAERRTCLWASDGETQEAREDHGPLLALHEDPFRIARRYDPPRRLIVSGGDPGALAAAKLGAMAQFETILLRPGGPHAPPPFPVSRYLREEPADALAHLKVDRWTAYLGATHEDHHDLGGCLAALRGGAGYVGMIGAKSRAAQRLGALEAAGASAEELARLQLSPGVPGLGKSPWEVATGIIAEIMQALNPARERA
- a CDS encoding nucleotidyltransferase family protein, with amino-acid sequence MSAVALVLAAGRSTRFGSDKLSARLDGEPLLHHAIRIARAAPVERVIVVARPGLDTGEWPGTPAVETLRLESDALSETLKAGIAAAGEAKAAFVFLGDMPRIPAEVAPTLASAIGDAYAAMPCHGGKPGHPVLLSPAAFPAIAALTGDEGAGRLLRSRDDVVRVEVSSPAIHFDVDRPGDLEGA
- a CDS encoding YqgE/AlgH family protein, translating into MFDPRFERSVNVLCVHDEDGALGVGIGHVREGVRFHDVLEELGLDPGVSPNREIMHGGPVEPGRGFILHSTDWGGSDTIEVAPLCGLSASMDVLRAIAAGQGPSQWIMALGYAGWGAGQLEGEMRHHGWYAAEGHREVLFETPPEGRWSATWRAEGIDPALLSNETGRA
- a CDS encoding fumarylacetoacetate hydrolase family protein — its product is MTLLFDLPVAPTVPVVGEAAAYPVRRIFCVGRNYAAHALELGNAVDREAPIWFNKAPAALCLDGGAIPYPPGTESCHYEMELVVAIGAPAFRIAPEGAMEVVYGYACGLDMTRRDLQNASKAKGYPWDTGKDFENGAVIAPITPAAAFTPEGQRIALTQGGAVRQDGVLSDMIWSIPELIADLSRLYHLAPGDLIYTGTPAGVGPVAVGDVLEGTIDGLTPLRLEIAQAE
- a CDS encoding TonB-dependent receptor, with product MTTIRRRILPSVGRSLLALPLVALAHPALAEDDDAAPREPIVVTGRGLSEGPATPAYDVQTIARDKLVSSASGRIEDVLASVAGFQQFRRSDSRSSNPSNQGVTLRALGGNASSRAQVLLDGVPVANPFFGYIPLSALTPDRLGSVRVTRGGGMGAFGTGAVSGTIEMESASPDELGPVSAEALVNNRGETQGSLTVAPRLGEGFVVAGVQWDRGQGFWTTPKDQRVAATARAKYESLSGSLRAVAPLTDNIEVQASGLVYDDARTLRFKGADSTSSGQQGSLRFVGRGDWQFDVLGFVQAQDFSNIVISSTSYKKTLDQAKTPTLAVGGKAELRPPVGENHVLRIGTDVKLSRGNLVEAPYSAVTGLATAFRKAGGRQSDLGFYIEDDWTIGQFVLTAGGRLDRWTITDGYYHQVNPAGVVTQDTRYADRDGWNANGRGGIVWNAGTAVSLRAAAYTGLRLPTLNELYRPFVVFPITTNANAGLKPERLRGYEAGVDFHPSEALNLSITAFDNYLKDAIANVTLSSTVRERQNVDSIHARGIEASADLKLGKVDLSGSLSWTDAKVKATAAQIALDGMRPAQVPKLAASGTVAWAPADGWRLAATLRRTGAQYEDDLQVDTLPAATTLDLYAQVPITRFASLVLRAENLTDETIVTRNAGGSMDLGQPRTLWAGFKLGLN
- a CDS encoding metallophosphoesterase family protein — encoded protein: MAIAVISDIHGNLGALDAVLADVAARGVRRVVNLGDILSGPLDSVGTAERLMALGLETIRGNHERQLLEQSRAEMNLSDAATDAVLQPRHREWLASLPVDMWLESDLYACHGSPRGDLEFLLETVEPTGCRAATPKEIAERLGGIDAPLVLCGHSHKQRAVRLDDGRLVVNPGSVGLPAFADDQPHPYVIESGSPEARYAVIERGPDGWEAELRAVAYDWTAAARRAAEGGREDWARALATGYA
- a CDS encoding (2Fe-2S)-binding protein, with translation MTRFTVNDRPVQFEMDPRTPLLWALRDAANLTGTKYGCGVGDCHACTVMVDGAALRSCLITLAECEGRFVVTVEGLSRDRSHPVQQAMVAEQAVQCGFCTPGIVMSAAALLARNANPSEAEVKAAIPNLCRCGVQPRLVRAIQRAAAVARREEKIDAAPVPGGSGRIPAMVPDTKGQTP
- the arsC gene encoding arsenate reductase (glutaredoxin) (This arsenate reductase requires both glutathione and glutaredoxin to convert arsenate to arsenite, after which the efflux transporter formed by ArsA and ArsB can extrude the arsenite from the cell, providing resistance.), producing MRATIWHNPKCGTSRKTLAILEETPGVEVTVIEYLKTPPSAEKLAQLYRDAGISPQQGLRIRGTDAEERGLPQADDAAVLAAMAADPILIERPLVETDKGVRLCRPQETVHQIL